In one window of Pseudomonadota bacterium DNA:
- the tsaB gene encoding tRNA (adenosine(37)-N6)-threonylcarbamoyltransferase complex dimerization subunit type 1 TsaB produces MENRVILGIDNSLDFLNIAISAGDKLIEERNIGNKRVPSGIIPVEVSHLLSANGYTIDDVHYMVVTLGPGSFTGIRVALAFCKGISSGKNIPLIGIPTLDVLASPFAFMEGHFLCPLIDAKKGEVFYSLYYVSHGEIERLEGYMAAKPGDIKGIVKTPCICFGTGVHLCEAYLPRMDGGITFIKDSFTRVSGEALIREGLKRLSPDTGGTIVPIYGRKSEAEIKFNVTLT; encoded by the coding sequence ATGGAAAATAGGGTTATCCTCGGCATCGATAATTCCCTGGACTTCTTGAATATCGCCATCTCCGCTGGGGATAAACTCATTGAGGAGAGAAACATCGGGAACAAGCGGGTACCTTCCGGTATTATTCCCGTGGAAGTGTCCCATCTGCTATCTGCTAACGGGTATACAATTGATGATGTTCATTACATGGTGGTCACGCTTGGCCCGGGCTCTTTTACGGGTATAAGGGTAGCCCTTGCATTCTGCAAAGGCATTTCTTCCGGTAAAAATATCCCGCTTATCGGGATACCGACCCTCGATGTGCTCGCATCGCCCTTTGCATTCATGGAGGGACACTTCCTCTGTCCATTGATAGATGCGAAAAAGGGTGAGGTCTTCTACTCGCTCTATTATGTGTCTCATGGTGAAATTGAAAGGCTTGAAGGGTACATGGCTGCAAAACCTGGAGATATCAAGGGAATCGTTAAAACCCCGTGCATATGCTTCGGGACAGGCGTCCATCTCTGCGAAGCCTATCTGCCCCGCATGGATGGTGGGATAACGTTTATAAAAGACAGCTTTACGAGGGTTTCCGGTGAGGCCCTCATCAGAGAAGGCCTGAAAAGGTTATCACCAGACACGGGTGGCACCATAGTACCCATCTACGGAAGAAAATCCGAAGCAGAAATCAAATTCAATGTCACGCTGACCTGA
- a CDS encoding homocysteine biosynthesis protein — protein sequence MKTIDEINEKIKNGKAVVVTAEEMVEITKDKGTKKAAGYVDVVTTGTFGPMCSSGMFMNVGHSKPRIKIGGGKCLLNDVPAYTGVAAVDIYLGATAIPDDDPRNMVYPGTFKYGGAHVIEEFVNGKDIRLVATAYGTDCYPRKHIETYINKDTVNEAYLYNPRNAYQNYNVAVNLSKKIIYTYMGIVKPHMLSANYCSAGQLSPLLKDPKYRTIGIGTRIFLGGGVGYVAWNGTQHNPDALRSPDGLPRAGAGTIAVIGDAKKMSGDYLKGASFVGYGVTMFVGLGIPIPVLDEEMAYFTSRSDEDFWAQVVDYGNDYPNRVPKSICEVNYAQLKSGKVTINGTEVPTYPISSYSKAREIATILKDWIHSGAFLLTNPVTPLPGVDSGIRLNTLEENVPGVV from the coding sequence TTGAAGACAATTGATGAGATAAACGAAAAGATAAAAAACGGCAAGGCTGTCGTTGTGACTGCCGAAGAGATGGTAGAGATAACAAAAGATAAGGGTACAAAGAAAGCCGCCGGGTATGTGGATGTTGTAACAACAGGGACCTTTGGCCCTATGTGCAGCAGTGGTATGTTTATGAATGTGGGTCACTCTAAGCCAAGAATAAAGATCGGCGGGGGCAAATGCCTTCTCAACGATGTGCCGGCATATACCGGAGTTGCCGCTGTAGACATATACTTGGGGGCTACAGCAATTCCGGACGATGATCCAAGGAATATGGTGTATCCGGGGACCTTTAAATACGGTGGCGCCCATGTGATAGAGGAATTTGTGAATGGAAAAGACATACGGCTTGTAGCAACAGCCTACGGTACCGACTGTTATCCGAGGAAGCATATAGAGACCTATATCAATAAGGATACGGTAAATGAGGCATACCTTTACAATCCAAGAAATGCCTACCAGAACTACAATGTGGCAGTGAATCTTTCAAAAAAGATTATTTACACCTATATGGGGATAGTCAAACCACACATGCTCAGTGCAAATTACTGCAGCGCAGGTCAGCTTTCCCCCCTCCTGAAAGACCCGAAATACAGAACTATCGGTATCGGTACGAGGATATTCCTCGGAGGCGGTGTAGGGTATGTGGCATGGAACGGAACACAACATAACCCTGATGCGCTCCGGAGCCCGGATGGTCTCCCCAGGGCTGGCGCTGGCACAATTGCCGTTATAGGGGATGCCAAGAAGATGAGTGGTGATTATCTCAAGGGGGCAAGCTTTGTCGGTTATGGCGTAACAATGTTTGTGGGTCTCGGCATACCCATACCTGTTCTCGATGAAGAAATGGCCTACTTTACATCAAGGAGCGATGAAGATTTCTGGGCGCAGGTCGTTGATTACGGAAACGATTACCCGAACAGGGTGCCAAAAAGTATTTGCGAAGTTAATTATGCCCAGCTGAAATCGGGCAAGGTCACAATAAACGGCACAGAAGTTCCCACTTACCCCATATCGAGTTACTCGAAGGCACGGGAGATTGCAACTATCCTCAAAGACTGGATACATTCCGGGGCATTTCTCCTTACAAACCCCGTAACACCACTCCCCGGTGTGGATTCAGGAATCAGGCTGAATACACTGGAGGAGAATGTGCCGGGAGTTGTCTGA
- a CDS encoding 7-cyano-7-deazaguanine synthase translates to MMNKKAISLLSGGLDSTLATKLIIDQGIEVVALHFTSPFSSKREKEGGLQAERTAQELGIRLILMYKGPEYLDVVKAPEHGYGKNMNPCIDCRIFMLKKTKEVMASEGASFVITGEVLGQRPMSQRRDTINIIEKKSGLTGLIVRPLSAMHFSPSIPETENTIDRSKLLDIVGRSREMQYRLVERFNLKEYGCPGGGCLLTDPIFSHKLRDLFLHDKVFTMQDIELLSVGRHFRLGAETKLIIGRDKNENEKLESQRQSPYVLCYPVGFKGPFGLLKGILNDETIGIAANIIGHYGKNESPTIAIELHNGQIEKRIANKTDMNVTDLKI, encoded by the coding sequence ATGATGAACAAAAAAGCTATTTCACTGCTTTCCGGCGGTCTCGACAGTACCCTTGCAACAAAGCTCATTATTGACCAGGGAATAGAGGTTGTTGCGCTTCATTTTACCTCTCCCTTCAGCAGCAAAAGGGAAAAAGAGGGGGGGTTGCAGGCAGAGAGAACAGCTCAGGAACTGGGGATCAGGCTGATCCTCATGTATAAAGGGCCGGAATATCTCGATGTTGTAAAAGCGCCGGAACATGGTTACGGTAAAAATATGAATCCCTGTATCGATTGCAGGATATTCATGCTCAAAAAAACTAAAGAGGTCATGGCCAGCGAAGGTGCAAGCTTTGTTATTACAGGGGAAGTCCTCGGTCAGAGGCCCATGTCACAGCGGAGGGATACGATTAATATCATAGAGAAGAAAAGCGGGCTCACAGGTCTCATAGTAAGACCTCTTTCTGCCATGCATTTCTCGCCTTCCATCCCCGAGACGGAAAACACCATAGACAGGTCAAAACTTCTGGATATTGTCGGCAGATCAAGGGAGATGCAATACCGGCTTGTAGAGCGGTTTAATTTGAAAGAATACGGATGCCCCGGCGGCGGTTGTCTGCTTACAGACCCTATTTTTTCTCATAAGTTACGGGACCTTTTCTTGCATGATAAAGTATTTACCATGCAAGACATTGAGCTTCTCAGCGTTGGCAGACATTTCAGGTTGGGGGCAGAGACTAAACTGATAATCGGAAGGGATAAAAATGAGAATGAAAAACTGGAATCTCAGCGGCAATCACCATATGTGCTATGTTACCCTGTAGGCTTCAAAGGGCCTTTCGGTCTTCTAAAAGGAATACTTAATGATGAAACTATTGGCATCGCAGCCAATATAATCGGACATTATGGAAAAAACGAATCCCCCACGATAGCTATTGAGCTGCACAATGGACAGATAGAGAAACGGATTGCAAACAAAACTGATATGAATGTAACTGATTTGAAAATTTGA
- a CDS encoding MBL fold metallo-hydrolase: MRLLDDLYVYPWTSFQENNCNTIFIDGEIPIIVDPGHVHLFNHVVEGMARDGKPIDSVKCLLCTHGHPDHIEAVDRFNSGVLKGISRVEYEYLNNGGKELFIATGCQVTRMPFKIFLKPGNIKLGDKTFRVIPTPGHSPGSVCLYWEEEKVLISGDTIFYMGVGRTDLPGGDIEELSRSIKELSKLSVEYLIPGHGEIVRGEKAIHKNFSVILGEFFE, from the coding sequence ATGAGATTATTGGATGATCTTTATGTATATCCATGGACATCTTTTCAGGAAAATAATTGCAATACGATTTTTATTGACGGTGAAATCCCGATAATCGTTGATCCCGGGCATGTGCACCTCTTTAACCATGTCGTTGAGGGGATGGCGAGGGATGGTAAACCGATTGATAGTGTAAAATGCCTTTTGTGCACCCACGGCCACCCTGACCATATCGAGGCTGTAGACAGATTTAACAGCGGTGTTTTGAAAGGCATCAGCAGGGTTGAATATGAGTATTTGAACAATGGCGGCAAGGAGCTCTTCATCGCTACCGGCTGTCAGGTAACAAGAATGCCCTTTAAGATTTTTCTCAAGCCGGGCAATATAAAGCTGGGCGACAAGACATTCAGGGTTATCCCTACCCCCGGGCACTCACCGGGTTCGGTCTGTCTTTACTGGGAAGAGGAGAAGGTTCTTATTTCGGGAGACACGATCTTTTATATGGGGGTTGGAAGGACCGACCTGCCGGGCGGGGACATTGAAGAACTATCCCGGAGCATTAAGGAGCTTTCAAAACTCTCTGTTGAATACCTCATTCCCGGACATGGTGAAATCGTAAGAGGAGAAAAGGCTATTCATAAAAATTTCAGTGTAATTCTCGGCGAATTTTTTGAGTAA
- a CDS encoding TSUP family transporter: MLEITLLCGFSFLAGLIDSVAGGGGLIQLPALFIILPNLPVALLLGTNKLSSIAGTSIASLQYAMHVDISWKATLPATIAALIFSFLGARTVSMLNPGTMRPVILFLLVAIAAYTFIRKDFGTVHIPKLGHRGQFLFSIITGTVIGFYDGFFGPGTGSFLIFVFISIFGFNFLSASASSKVINFATNLSAVLYFAFTDNILYKIALPMAVCNILGSLVGTRLAILKGSRFVRVFFLIVVSGLIIKLAYDTFRY, translated from the coding sequence GTGCTTGAAATAACATTACTTTGTGGATTTTCGTTCCTTGCCGGATTGATTGATTCTGTGGCGGGGGGAGGCGGCCTTATCCAGCTTCCCGCCCTCTTTATTATTCTTCCCAATCTCCCTGTGGCGCTCCTTCTGGGAACAAACAAACTCTCCTCGATTGCCGGCACATCAATTGCCTCCCTCCAGTATGCAATGCATGTGGATATAAGCTGGAAGGCAACACTCCCGGCCACAATTGCAGCGCTCATATTTTCATTTCTGGGGGCAAGAACCGTAAGCATGTTAAACCCGGGTACTATGCGGCCGGTCATCCTTTTTCTGCTCGTTGCAATTGCAGCCTATACTTTTATCAGAAAAGACTTTGGCACGGTGCATATACCAAAACTGGGTCATAGAGGACAATTTTTATTCAGCATTATTACCGGTACGGTAATCGGTTTTTACGACGGGTTTTTTGGTCCAGGGACAGGTAGTTTTCTTATCTTTGTCTTTATAAGCATCTTTGGATTTAATTTTCTCTCTGCATCTGCATCCTCAAAGGTCATAAATTTTGCAACAAATCTCTCTGCCGTGCTCTATTTTGCGTTTACTGACAATATCCTCTATAAAATTGCCTTACCCATGGCAGTATGCAACATACTCGGGTCCCTTGTGGGGACGAGACTTGCAATCTTAAAGGGCAGCCGTTTTGTAAGGGTATTTTTTCTTATCGTGGTTTCAGGGCTGATTATAAAATTAGCATACGATACTTTCAGGTATTAA
- a CDS encoding HDOD domain-containing protein, whose translation MKIIILLSSIIAVVLIIILFRKNRKTASHKDKERLHEPPGKSNENETKEIVQKQTSGHDSPLNRTPSESHPDLKEINYFIPAENTFPTTLQDLEEKTRKIIEERLSVLPPIPTTSIKLLDLLRKPESNPEKITALVSTNPVFSGKILQTINSSYFELPGKITSVGRAITLLGYNNVRTIVFQETIKNVVPKHLDMEPDLYIKTWVHSAIVSTCAGYIGKKLFKFSEYDLATIGLLHDIGKYFLVTLESYFEIISDIPALIKEEHQYGINHAVAGGLIANKWKLPHVIVHGIEYHHYPSFFLPEAIPEQYRTQCFTICLADLIAKVLGYHGQNEQTLPIRDEYFEMYGINKDIRGIITTDLVRDVEKSRLTVESYTNAT comes from the coding sequence ATGAAAATCATCATCTTGCTTTCATCGATTATCGCTGTTGTTCTCATCATAATACTTTTCCGTAAAAACCGGAAAACAGCTTCTCACAAAGACAAAGAGAGGCTTCATGAGCCACCCGGGAAATCCAATGAAAACGAAACGAAAGAGATTGTTCAAAAACAAACATCCGGCCATGATAGCCCATTAAATAGGACCCCCTCAGAATCACACCCTGACCTCAAAGAGATAAACTATTTCATTCCTGCCGAGAACACCTTTCCCACAACCCTTCAAGATCTCGAGGAAAAGACCAGGAAAATTATTGAGGAAAGGCTTTCGGTTCTTCCGCCCATACCCACAACATCCATAAAACTTTTGGATCTTCTGAGAAAGCCGGAGTCAAACCCTGAAAAGATTACGGCATTGGTCTCAACAAACCCTGTATTTTCCGGGAAAATCCTGCAAACCATCAATTCCTCATATTTTGAACTCCCGGGGAAGATCACTTCCGTTGGAAGGGCTATTACCCTGTTGGGATACAACAATGTAAGGACGATTGTCTTTCAGGAGACCATTAAGAATGTAGTTCCGAAACATTTGGATATGGAACCTGACCTGTATATTAAAACATGGGTGCACTCTGCCATCGTATCAACATGCGCAGGGTATATCGGTAAAAAACTCTTTAAATTCTCTGAGTATGACCTTGCTACGATTGGTCTTCTCCACGATATCGGTAAATATTTCCTTGTTACACTGGAAAGCTATTTTGAAATAATTTCCGATATCCCCGCCCTTATTAAGGAAGAACACCAGTATGGCATCAACCATGCAGTTGCAGGAGGCCTTATTGCCAATAAATGGAAGCTACCGCATGTAATCGTTCATGGCATTGAATACCACCACTATCCCTCATTTTTTCTGCCTGAGGCTATTCCGGAGCAATATCGCACACAATGCTTCACGATCTGTCTTGCAGACCTTATAGCAAAGGTCCTCGGTTATCATGGACAGAACGAACAGACGCTGCCCATCAGAGATGAATATTTTGAGATGTATGGAATAAACAAAGATATCCGGGGAATCATAACAACAGATCTCGTCAGAGACGTCGAAAAATCCCGCCTTACGGTCGAGTCCTATACCAATGCAACGTAA
- a CDS encoding HDOD domain-containing protein, with product MEQKYISEILKKFQSGYALPSLSVIAVKLVEIASDDSSSLNELTGLIEKDPSLAVRVLKMANSAFFKSLYPASTLKQAIMRIGFHHLRVLALSLSLKDTFPMGKVGQIDYGQFWRVSLYRGLLAKSLAQELKACEPEEAFVAGLTLEVGFLIYYDFFLKGKNETVDTGAYPLELLLDTEKKSQGLNHREIGEIALRYWKFPEQIVECQRYYGYEDGSLEASMLSRICRIAGKLSALICYAKVDFQDVFAAAASLLRVPNGNNPPWSFSDETMYDVVIGALKEADGIARIFEVEIESEKDLLGLMEKANRALSRLSEQVLQNQHGEIAQGPPSFEGLRARGDRSEEVEYTLQAVAHEIRNPLTVVGGFARRLAKTMDPSSEGWRYVEIILNETKRLEDALNEATKDLQG from the coding sequence ATGGAACAGAAATATATTTCAGAAATATTAAAGAAATTTCAATCAGGGTATGCCCTTCCGTCGCTTTCAGTGATAGCGGTGAAGCTTGTTGAGATTGCATCAGACGACTCGAGTTCTTTGAATGAATTAACCGGCCTAATCGAGAAAGACCCTTCTCTTGCTGTTCGCGTCCTCAAAATGGCAAACAGCGCATTTTTTAAATCCCTTTACCCTGCCTCAACCCTCAAGCAGGCAATTATGAGAATCGGCTTTCACCATCTGCGCGTTTTAGCCCTCTCGTTATCGTTGAAAGATACCTTTCCCATGGGCAAGGTTGGTCAGATAGACTACGGCCAATTCTGGCGGGTTTCCCTCTACCGCGGTCTTCTCGCGAAATCCCTTGCCCAGGAACTAAAGGCTTGTGAACCTGAAGAGGCCTTTGTAGCAGGTCTTACCCTTGAAGTAGGTTTTCTCATCTATTACGATTTTTTTTTGAAAGGAAAAAATGAGACGGTAGACACTGGCGCTTACCCCCTGGAGCTACTTCTCGATACGGAGAAAAAAAGTCAGGGGTTAAACCACAGGGAGATCGGTGAAATTGCACTCAGATACTGGAAGTTTCCGGAACAGATTGTTGAATGCCAACGTTACTATGGATATGAAGATGGCAGCCTTGAAGCGTCGATGTTGTCGAGGATCTGCAGAATTGCCGGTAAGCTCTCGGCCCTTATATGTTACGCAAAGGTCGATTTTCAGGATGTCTTTGCTGCGGCGGCGTCATTGCTGAGGGTACCGAATGGGAATAATCCCCCATGGAGCTTTTCAGACGAAACAATGTACGATGTTGTCATTGGTGCACTGAAAGAGGCTGATGGAATAGCCAGGATCTTCGAAGTAGAAATCGAAAGCGAAAAGGATTTATTGGGGCTCATGGAAAAGGCAAACCGTGCCCTGAGCAGGCTTTCGGAACAGGTGCTGCAAAATCAGCATGGAGAGATAGCCCAGGGACCGCCGTCTTTTGAAGGACTGCGCGCAAGAGGAGACAGGAGTGAGGAGGTAGAGTATACGCTCCAGGCTGTGGCTCACGAAATCCGTAATCCCTTGACGGTAGTTGGCGGTTTTGCGAGAAGGCTTGCCAAAACGATGGATCCTTCTTCGGAGGGATGGCGGTATGTTGAGATAATACTAAATGAAACAAAAAGGCTTGAGGATGCATTGAATGAGGCAACAAAAGACCTTCAGGGCTAA
- a CDS encoding glutamate synthase-related protein, with product MIEWPKSNDAIGTVNRGNPAESGLCTLCRADCKGRCETWISSLKGRKVLYPRDFGYITAGSANTCHIGVSYNSLRIQGYNYGVHGLPNGLSSSADDCIFPNVSLETEFGNEEKTKCRIPIMTGALGSTFIAAKYWDSFAIGAALVGIPIVIGENVVGIDREAVIKNGKIEKAPELDRRIDTYLKYFDGYGAIIVQMNVEDTRNGVAEYVIGKYGEKVIIELKWGQGAKDIGGEIQVDSLGYALFLKDRGYVVDPDPTRPEVQKAFEHGAIKAFARHSRLGYTDLSSPDKVQENFMQSVEYLRKIGFKRISLKTGSYGMEALAMSIKFATDAGLDLLTVDGSGGGTGMSPWNMMETWGVPSILLHSKTYEYASMLAAKGEKVVDIAFAGGLAREDHIFKALALGAPFTKLICMGRGAMIPGFVGSNIEGVLKPERKKAVNGNWDDLAPAVKELGSTPEEIFAGYYDVQKRVGEEGMKDIPFGAIAMWTLADKLAAGLQQLMAGARKFSLPEISRNDVFSGNRETEKETKIPFITDVMDESAKRILNTDYKVFAKKSGARP from the coding sequence ATGATCGAATGGCCAAAATCAAATGATGCGATTGGGACGGTTAACCGTGGCAATCCCGCAGAATCGGGATTATGTACATTATGCCGCGCTGACTGCAAGGGAAGATGCGAAACCTGGATTTCCAGCTTGAAGGGAAGGAAAGTCCTTTACCCGAGAGATTTTGGATATATTACTGCAGGGAGTGCAAACACATGTCACATTGGTGTTTCCTATAACTCATTGAGGATTCAGGGGTACAATTATGGCGTACACGGTCTGCCTAACGGACTATCGAGTTCAGCAGATGACTGCATATTCCCTAATGTAAGCCTGGAAACAGAATTTGGAAACGAAGAGAAGACAAAGTGCCGGATCCCCATTATGACGGGTGCATTAGGCTCAACCTTTATTGCAGCGAAGTACTGGGATTCTTTTGCCATTGGCGCAGCCCTCGTAGGAATACCCATCGTTATCGGCGAAAACGTTGTCGGTATAGATAGAGAGGCCGTAATAAAAAATGGCAAAATCGAAAAGGCACCCGAACTGGACAGAAGGATTGACACATATCTCAAATATTTCGACGGATACGGGGCAATTATTGTCCAGATGAACGTGGAAGACACAAGAAACGGTGTTGCAGAATACGTTATCGGCAAGTACGGCGAAAAAGTAATTATTGAACTTAAATGGGGCCAGGGGGCCAAGGACATCGGCGGCGAGATACAGGTTGACAGTCTCGGGTATGCCCTCTTCCTGAAAGACAGAGGATATGTTGTTGACCCTGATCCGACAAGACCGGAAGTCCAGAAGGCCTTTGAACATGGCGCTATTAAAGCCTTTGCACGGCACAGCAGGCTTGGATATACAGACCTTTCTTCGCCTGATAAAGTACAGGAAAATTTTATGCAGTCCGTTGAGTACCTCAGGAAGATAGGATTCAAGAGAATCTCATTAAAGACAGGTTCTTATGGTATGGAAGCCCTTGCCATGTCGATAAAGTTTGCAACCGATGCAGGGCTTGACCTCCTTACAGTGGATGGTTCCGGCGGAGGCACAGGAATGAGTCCGTGGAATATGATGGAAACCTGGGGCGTACCTTCGATCCTCCTCCACTCAAAGACATATGAATACGCATCAATGCTCGCAGCAAAAGGTGAAAAGGTTGTTGATATTGCCTTTGCCGGCGGCCTCGCACGGGAAGACCATATATTCAAGGCACTTGCCCTCGGCGCACCGTTTACAAAACTTATATGCATGGGAAGAGGCGCAATGATACCGGGGTTCGTGGGTTCGAATATCGAAGGCGTACTGAAACCGGAACGGAAGAAAGCAGTGAACGGTAACTGGGATGATCTTGCCCCAGCCGTAAAAGAACTCGGTTCAACCCCTGAAGAGATATTCGCCGGTTACTATGACGTTCAGAAAAGGGTCGGGGAAGAGGGAATGAAAGATATTCCCTTTGGTGCAATTGCCATGTGGACACTTGCCGATAAACTTGCTGCAGGGCTTCAGCAGTTAATGGCCGGTGCACGCAAATTCAGCCTTCCTGAAATTTCCCGTAATGATGTCTTCTCCGGAAACAGGGAAACCGAAAAAGAAACAAAGATTCCATTCATAACCGATGTTATGGATGAAAGCGCCAAAAGAATCCTCAATACAGATTACAAGGTTTTTGCGAAAAAATCAGGTGCCCGCCCATAA
- a CDS encoding NrpR regulatory domain-containing protein, with amino-acid sequence MVERKKRKELLILNVLKNTESPLSSPRIADELSALGHEMSERTVRLYLQQLDRDGFTVSNGKRGHQITQFGLTELESSKIIERVGFLSAKIDRMTYQMNFDLNTTSGTVVINVTLVEPGQFAKKIPDIVKVYADGYAMGHLMTFLKPGESLGHINIPEKMIGIGTVCSITLNGVLLKHGIPTVSRFGGLLELKDKKPVRFVEIIMYDGTSIDPLEVFIRSGMTDYMGAIRTGNGKIGASFREFPAESRDTVIHLAGMLDRIGLGGLVKVGMPGQSLFDIPVSEGRIGAIVIGGLNPVSILEETGVRAYSRALAGLIDFKRLFRFEEMEDRIRKFL; translated from the coding sequence ATGGTTGAGAGAAAGAAACGGAAAGAGTTGTTGATATTAAACGTCTTAAAGAACACAGAATCCCCCCTTTCCAGCCCGAGGATAGCCGATGAACTGTCAGCGCTTGGCCACGAGATGAGCGAGAGGACGGTTCGGTTGTATCTTCAGCAACTGGATCGGGATGGATTTACCGTAAGCAATGGGAAAAGGGGGCACCAGATAACGCAATTTGGTTTAACAGAGTTGGAATCTTCAAAAATTATCGAAAGAGTAGGCTTTTTATCGGCAAAAATTGACCGGATGACGTACCAGATGAATTTTGACCTGAATACAACCTCCGGCACGGTTGTTATAAACGTAACTCTGGTGGAGCCAGGCCAGTTTGCAAAAAAAATCCCCGACATCGTTAAAGTTTATGCAGACGGGTATGCCATGGGCCATCTGATGACCTTCCTGAAACCCGGGGAATCCCTGGGGCACATCAATATACCGGAAAAAATGATAGGCATAGGCACTGTATGCTCAATTACCCTTAATGGTGTATTATTAAAACACGGCATTCCTACTGTTTCACGCTTCGGTGGCCTTCTGGAACTCAAGGACAAAAAACCGGTCAGATTTGTCGAGATCATCATGTATGACGGGACAAGCATAGACCCGCTCGAAGTATTCATACGGAGCGGGATGACTGATTATATGGGTGCCATAAGAACGGGTAACGGCAAGATAGGGGCAAGTTTCAGGGAATTTCCAGCAGAGAGCAGGGATACCGTTATACATCTTGCCGGGATGCTGGACAGGATAGGGCTCGGAGGGCTTGTAAAAGTGGGCATGCCGGGCCAGAGTCTCTTTGACATCCCTGTAAGCGAAGGCAGGATAGGAGCCATCGTAATCGGCGGACTGAATCCCGTCTCCATCCTTGAAGAGACGGGTGTACGGGCATACTCCCGGGCCCTTGCCGGACTCATCGACTTTAAGAGGCTCTTTCGTTTTGAAGAAATGGAGGACAGAATCAGGAAATTCTTATAA
- a CDS encoding methylenetetrahydrofolate reductase: MSTGSNLEKVLASGAFAVTSECGPPRGADPEAVKKKGAFLKGYVDSVNVTDNQTSVVRMSSFSASLILKEMGFDPVMQMVCRDRNRIAIQSDILGAAAWGINNLLCLSGDHQSFGDHPTAKNVFDIDSIQLIQTVKRMRDEGKFISGEEVKGRPNLFIGCAENPFADPFEIRAMRLAKKAAAGAQFVQTQCVFNVEKFEKWMEMVRDLGVHEKMYILAGITPFKSVGMARYMKASVPGMDVPEEMIDRLKGVSKEKAADEGINICVELIERVRAIKGVAGIHIMAIEWEQKVPQIVEEAGLYPRPVIH; encoded by the coding sequence ATGAGTACGGGAAGCAATTTGGAAAAGGTGTTGGCAAGCGGCGCCTTTGCCGTCACCTCAGAATGCGGTCCTCCACGGGGCGCTGACCCGGAAGCAGTAAAGAAGAAAGGTGCTTTCCTGAAAGGCTATGTTGACAGCGTGAATGTTACTGATAATCAGACAAGCGTTGTCAGGATGAGCAGTTTTTCGGCCTCCCTCATACTGAAAGAGATGGGCTTTGATCCTGTGATGCAGATGGTTTGCAGGGACCGAAACAGGATTGCTATTCAGAGCGATATCCTGGGGGCGGCAGCATGGGGCATCAATAATCTTCTTTGTCTCTCAGGCGACCACCAGAGCTTCGGCGACCACCCAACAGCAAAAAATGTCTTTGATATCGATTCCATTCAGCTCATCCAGACCGTAAAGCGGATGAGGGATGAGGGGAAATTTATAAGCGGGGAAGAAGTGAAGGGAAGGCCTAACCTGTTTATCGGTTGTGCAGAGAACCCCTTTGCAGACCCGTTCGAGATAAGGGCTATGAGACTCGCAAAAAAGGCGGCAGCCGGCGCCCAGTTTGTTCAGACTCAGTGTGTCTTTAATGTGGAAAAGTTCGAAAAATGGATGGAGATGGTACGCGACCTCGGTGTCCACGAAAAGATGTATATTCTTGCAGGAATCACCCCATTCAAATCGGTCGGCATGGCTCGTTACATGAAGGCATCGGTTCCGGGTATGGACGTACCGGAGGAGATGATTGACCGGTTAAAAGGTGTCTCCAAGGAAAAGGCAGCCGATGAAGGCATCAATATCTGCGTTGAACTCATCGAGAGGGTCCGCGCGATAAAGGGTGTTGCCGGTATCCACATCATGGCTATCGAATGGGAGCAGAAAGTCCCTCAGATTGTTGAAGAAGCGGGACTGTATCCAAGACCGGTAATACATTAG